The window ACTGCTCGGCGGTGCTGCCCTCCTTCAAGGTGCCCTCGGTCCTCCACCTGGTGGACCGGATCCCGGTGAACTCGATCGGCAAGCCTTCCGTCGAGCGCCTGCGGCGGCTGCTCGCCGACGCCCAGAGCAACTGAGCCCCTCCCCCAGCCCAGGAGAACCCCATGGACAACAGCTCCCTCCACACCAAGATCCTCGACCTCGCGGTCGCGGCCGGCGACGGCAGCTTCACCGCACGCGAGCTCGCCGAGGCCGGCTACTCGCTGCGCGCGGTCAGCTTCTCCTCGCTCTCCTACATGCGCCTGATCGACAGCATCGAGAACGACCTCGGCGTCTACCTGGACCCGGAGGTCGACGCCGAGCACTACGAGACCATCGACAGCGTCGCGGCGCTGGTGGTCGCCAGCGGTGTCGGCGCCGATGCCTGAGGCACCCGCGACCGGCGGCCCCACCCTGGGCGTCGTCGGTCGCGGGCGGCTCGGCGCGGCGCTGCTGGCGGCCTGCCGGGCGGACGGCACGCGGGTTTCGCTGACCGCCTCCCGCGGCGGCGGCTGGCAGGTCGACGCCGTGCCCGACGTCCTCGTGGACGCCAGCGCGCCCGACGCGCACCCGGACGTGCTCGACTACTGCGCGGCGCACCGGGTGCCGCTCGTCGCCTGCGTCTCCAACCTGACGGACGCCCAGTGGACGTCCCTGGCGGAGCTGGCGACGGTGGTCCCGGTGGTCCGGGCCACCAACCTCTCCTTCGCCCACTACCTCCAGCTGCGCATCGCCGAGTTCACCGCGGCCCTCACCCGGGGTCCACTCGGCGCGGCCACCACCACCGTCCGGGAGCGGCACCCGATCGGCAAGGCGCACCGGCCGAGCGCCACCGCCGTGGTCCTGGCCCGGGCCTGGGCCGGCGCGAGCGGCCGGGAGGTGGCCGACATCGCCGACGAGCGAGCCGGACTCCCCGTCAGCGAACACGAGTTGACCCACACCTGGGACGGCGAGTCGCTGCACGTACGGCACCACGTCGGCAGCTGGGCGGTGCCGGCCAGGGGTGCGCTGACGGCCGCCGACTGGGCCCGCACCGCGCCTCCCGGCCTGGTCACCATGCGGACCGTCTACGACGACCTGACAGCAAGGAGCACGCCATGACCACCGCAGAGGGGCGGCCGCTGAGCCCCGCCGAACGCCGGCTCGTCCTCCAGGTCGCGGTCGGCGCGCGGATGCTCTCCCTCGACGGGCACGACGACTTCAACCAGGGCCAGATCTCGGCCCGGATCCCCGGCCGGGACGAGTTCTTCATCAAGGGCGCCCTGGTCGGCTTCGACGAGGCCGCCCCCGCCGACGTGGTCCGCTGCCCGGTCGACCACACGCTGCCCGCCCCGCCACTGGCGCCCCCGGAGCTGCCGCTCCACCAGGCGATCTACCGGGCGCGCCCGGACGTCAACGGCATCGTGCACAGCCATGCGCCGTACACCCTGCTGTTCGGGGCCACCGACCTGCCGATGCGCCCGATCTCGCACGACGGCGCGTACTTCCGGGACCGGATCGGGCTGTTCACCGAGACCAGCAACACCGTCCTGGACATCGACACCGGTGACCACATCGCCAAGGACCTCGACGACCACCCGGCCGTCCTGCTCCGGAACCACGGTGGCGTGATCGTCGGCAAGAGCGTGCGGCACGCCGCCGTCTTCGCCCAGGTGCTGGAGCGCGCCTGCCGGCTCCAGCTGACCGCCGAGGGCACCGGCGTCCCGTACGCCTGGTCCACCGAGCAGGACGTGGCCGCCAAGCAGGACTTCATCTACGCCGACCTCTCCGTCCGCTCGTACTGGGACTACGCCGTCCGCCGGGTCGGCCGGCACTGGCCCGAGA of the Kitasatospora sp. NBC_01246 genome contains:
- a CDS encoding class II aldolase/adducin family protein is translated as MTTAEGRPLSPAERRLVLQVAVGARMLSLDGHDDFNQGQISARIPGRDEFFIKGALVGFDEAAPADVVRCPVDHTLPAPPLAPPELPLHQAIYRARPDVNGIVHSHAPYTLLFGATDLPMRPISHDGAYFRDRIGLFTETSNTVLDIDTGDHIAKDLDDHPAVLLRNHGGVIVGKSVRHAAVFAQVLERACRLQLTAEGTGVPYAWSTEQDVAAKQDFIYADLSVRSYWDYAVRRVGRHWPETADWARG
- a CDS encoding dihydrodipicolinate reductase C-terminal domain-containing protein → MPEAPATGGPTLGVVGRGRLGAALLAACRADGTRVSLTASRGGGWQVDAVPDVLVDASAPDAHPDVLDYCAAHRVPLVACVSNLTDAQWTSLAELATVVPVVRATNLSFAHYLQLRIAEFTAALTRGPLGAATTTVRERHPIGKAHRPSATAVVLARAWAGASGREVADIADERAGLPVSEHELTHTWDGESLHVRHHVGSWAVPARGALTAADWARTAPPGLVTMRTVYDDLTARSTP